The following coding sequences are from one Mustela lutreola isolate mMusLut2 chromosome 5, mMusLut2.pri, whole genome shotgun sequence window:
- the LOC131831461 gene encoding olfactory receptor 2G2-like — MGMMRSTNETRLTGFVLLGFSDYPQLQKVLFVVILILYLLTIFGNTTIILLSRLESKLHTPMYFFLSHLSFLDICFTSSVIPQLLVNLWDPMKNITYGGCVVQLYVSLALGSTECVLLAVMSYDRYIAICRPLHYTVIMHHHLCMALASLAWLSGVVTTLVQSTLTLQLPFCGHHQVDHFICEVPVLIKLACVDTTFNEAELFVASIIFLIVPVSIILVSYGYITQAVLKIKSASRRKKAFGTCSSHLMIVIIFYGTIIFMYLQPAKSRSKDQGKFVSLFYTVVTPMLNPLIYTLRNKEVKWALRKVLGKILGIKFT, encoded by the coding sequence ATGGGGATGATGAGGAGTACCAATGAGACCAGACTAACAGGTTTCGTCCTCTTGGGGTTTTCTGATTATCCCCAGTTACAGAAGGTTCTATTTGTGGTCATTTTGATCTTGTATTTATTAACCATTTTTGGGAATACCACCATCATTCTGTTATCTCGTCTGGAATCCAAGCTTCATACGccaatgtattttttcctttctcatctctcctTTTTGGATATATGTTTTACAAGCAGTGTTATTCCTCAGCTCTTGGTAAACTTGTGGGATCCTATGAAAAACATCACCTATGGTGGCTGTGTGGTTCAGCTCTATGTCTCTCTTGCCCTGGGATCTACAGAATGTGTCCTCCTAGCTGTGATGTCCTATGATCGCTACATTGCCATCTGCCGTCCCCTCCACTACACTGTCATAATGCATCATCATCTTTGTATGGCTTTGGCATCTTTGgcatggctcagtggggtggTCACTACTCTAGTACAGTCCACTCTCACCTTGCAGCTACCTTTCTGTGGACATCATCAAGTGGATCATTTTATCTGTGAGGTCCCTGTACTCATCAAGTTGGCTTGTGTGGACACCACTTTCAATGAGGCTGAGCTCTTTGTAGCTAGCATTATCTTCCTTATAGTACCTGTTTCCATCATCCTGGTTTCCTATGGCTATATTACCCAAGCAGTTTTGAAGATTAAGTCAGCTTCgagaagaaagaaagcatttgggacctgctcctcccacctgaTGATTGTCATAATCTTCTATGGAACCATCATCTTCATGTATCTGCAGCCAGCCAAGAGTAGATCCAAGGACCAGGGAaagtttgtttccctcttttaCACCGTGGTGACCCCCATGCTCAACCCCCTTATCTATACTTTGAGAAATAAAGAGGTTAAGTGGGCACTAAGGAAAGTTCTAGGAAAGATTCTGGGAATAAAGTTtacatga